The proteins below are encoded in one region of Paenibacillus albus:
- a CDS encoding MFS transporter gives MSIAKGWAGKKVLSSPFVVQLLIIMYLVEFVKGALLVSILPVYMRQSLDLSAYAVGWALALQYIGDNAFRSPLGWVIDRIGYRYVMVFGVLFTTASVVIITFTSGLGWIVVACLLLGIGTSPLWPCVINGATTVAGNESSGTIMSVVYMAWLTGVGCGPIVINFFIVHTYTPAFRILLVMMIVVILVAWFLPGRKQSLALENRDDAPVAAASELTSEERLPVLARIRRYFARVGKSLHASKLLYPAMFMQNFALGLLTPVLTQFARTVLHLSPQQYSLYLICSGAVIVLGLIPVGKWVDKFGTKWFLHAGFLVAAISLSVLGYTRNLPLVMVIIAFVGVGYACIIPAWNALIAQAIPKAERGAVWGFFLTIEGLGTVFGSIMSGKLWDMMGPHAPFLVSGVDLLLLFVLHLFITRHKAVVVR, from the coding sequence ATGAGTATTGCTAAGGGCTGGGCAGGAAAAAAAGTATTGTCTTCACCGTTTGTCGTCCAGCTGCTCATTATTATGTATTTGGTTGAATTCGTGAAAGGAGCATTGCTCGTCTCGATTCTTCCTGTTTATATGAGACAATCGCTCGATCTGTCAGCTTATGCGGTCGGCTGGGCGCTCGCGCTTCAATATATAGGGGACAACGCATTTCGCAGTCCGCTTGGCTGGGTCATCGATCGGATCGGTTACCGCTATGTCATGGTGTTCGGCGTGTTATTCACCACCGCATCGGTTGTCATCATCACGTTCACGAGCGGACTAGGGTGGATTGTTGTCGCTTGTCTGCTGCTTGGAATTGGCACATCGCCGCTCTGGCCCTGCGTAATCAATGGCGCGACAACAGTAGCGGGTAACGAATCCAGCGGTACGATTATGAGCGTCGTGTACATGGCTTGGCTAACGGGTGTTGGCTGCGGTCCAATCGTCATTAATTTCTTCATCGTACATACATATACACCTGCCTTCCGAATATTGCTTGTCATGATGATTGTCGTCATTCTTGTCGCGTGGTTCTTACCTGGCAGGAAGCAGTCGCTAGCCCTTGAGAATCGGGACGATGCGCCGGTGGCCGCGGCTTCTGAGCTCACAAGTGAGGAGCGTTTGCCAGTGCTGGCACGCATCCGCCGTTATTTCGCAAGAGTCGGCAAGTCGCTTCACGCGAGCAAGCTGCTCTACCCGGCAATGTTCATGCAGAACTTCGCGCTAGGGCTGCTCACACCTGTGCTGACTCAATTTGCGAGGACTGTGCTTCATCTCTCGCCGCAGCAGTACAGCTTGTATCTGATCTGCAGCGGAGCCGTTATCGTGCTGGGTCTCATTCCTGTCGGCAAATGGGTCGATAAATTTGGGACAAAATGGTTCTTGCATGCAGGCTTCCTGGTTGCAGCCATATCATTGTCCGTCTTAGGCTATACACGCAATTTGCCGCTAGTTATGGTAATTATCGCCTTCGTTGGAGTGGGTTACGCCTGCATTATTCCGGCTTGGAATGCGCTTATCGCACAGGCGATTCCGAAGGCCGAGCGGGGCGCAGTCTGGGGCTTCTTCCTAACAATCGAAGGGCTTGGAACGGTATTCGGCAGTATTATGTCTGGCAAGCTATGGGATATGATGGGACCGCATGCTCCTTTTCTCGTCAGTGGTGTCGATCTCCTGCTCTTGTTTGTTCTTCATTTGTTCATAACAAGACACAAGGCAGTTGTGGTACGATGA
- a CDS encoding MFS transporter, translating to MNKDKRLGVVMLMLITTFIGFGIIIPVLPELIKKASPGAVEYHTGLMLSVYSAVAFLLSPLWGGLSDRIGRRPVILIGVLGFAASFLLFGIADGSLPIMYASRLLGGLFSGAVTSVIVAYVADITPPDQRTRGMGLVGMSIGLGFTIGPGFGGLLSLVSQNTPFFAAAALALITFLIAVTKLPESLTPEMRAAAATEKKQSRWKAFTGSLKYLYVLALIVSVSLAGLEATLQLFGMKRFDVTPLQVGIMFLVCGLVGALIQGGVVRRRIRKGQEPMYIAVGLVISAIGFLLIVTAHTLTTTTIYLAIFGIGNALIRPCVTSLITQKTTVGQGVASGLSSSMDSLGRIIGPLVGASLFAADITLPYVAGGLLSLAGIGLLLRFRMLDNSPSHQARSISE from the coding sequence ATGAACAAAGACAAACGACTTGGCGTCGTAATGCTCATGCTGATTACGACATTTATTGGGTTTGGGATTATTATTCCGGTTTTGCCGGAGCTTATTAAAAAAGCAAGCCCGGGAGCGGTTGAATACCACACGGGTCTTATGTTATCAGTCTATTCTGCGGTCGCGTTTCTGCTGTCTCCGCTATGGGGCGGCCTTTCAGACCGTATCGGACGCCGTCCGGTTATCCTCATCGGCGTGCTCGGCTTCGCTGCCAGCTTCTTATTGTTCGGCATTGCAGACGGCAGTCTGCCGATTATGTATGCTTCTAGATTGTTAGGCGGCTTGTTCTCAGGAGCTGTAACTTCCGTTATCGTCGCTTATGTAGCTGATATTACGCCTCCCGATCAACGGACAAGAGGCATGGGGCTTGTCGGCATGTCGATCGGTCTTGGCTTCACGATCGGACCTGGTTTCGGCGGGCTGTTAAGTCTCGTATCGCAAAATACACCTTTCTTCGCGGCAGCCGCGCTGGCGCTCATTACGTTTCTGATTGCCGTGACAAAGCTGCCTGAATCGCTGACACCTGAGATGAGAGCGGCTGCTGCTACCGAGAAGAAGCAGTCTCGCTGGAAGGCATTCACTGGCTCGCTCAAATATTTGTATGTGCTTGCGCTAATCGTTTCGGTCTCGCTTGCAGGCCTTGAAGCGACACTGCAATTGTTCGGCATGAAGCGTTTCGATGTAACGCCGCTTCAGGTCGGGATCATGTTCCTTGTCTGCGGCCTTGTTGGCGCACTTATCCAAGGAGGCGTCGTTCGCAGACGCATTCGTAAAGGACAAGAGCCGATGTATATCGCAGTAGGTCTAGTCATCTCGGCAATAGGTTTCCTGCTTATCGTAACGGCACATACCTTGACGACAACGACGATCTACCTCGCGATCTTCGGTATCGGGAACGCGCTTATCCGTCCATGCGTGACATCATTAATTACTCAGAAGACGACAGTCGGACAAGGGGTGGCTTCAGGTCTTAGCTCTTCAATGGATAGCCTCGGCAGGATCATTGGTCCGCTCGTCGGCGCTTCCTTGTTCGCGGCGGATATTACGCTGCCTTACGTGGCGGGCGGTTTGCTCTCGCTTGCCGGAATCGGGCTGCTGCTGCGTTTCCGCATGCTTGATAATTCGCCGTCACATCAGGCGAGGTCGATATCGGAATAA
- a CDS encoding TetR/AcrR family transcriptional regulator produces the protein MTETMEQWMEELLKSEAASEKMTEKQTKILASAIEVFAEKGYAASSTSEIAQRAGVAEGTIFRHYKTKKELLLSIVAPAITKLIAPFVLRGFGKVLDSNYESFDQVLRAMIENRIEFIAKHRSILKILLQEIPFHTELQVHLQKDILAKVLERLEKIVIKFQAQGQMVDLPSMTIIRLCISTIMGYIAVRTIYGEREDAVWDDAREREETITFIMRGLGYSS, from the coding sequence ATGACTGAAACGATGGAGCAATGGATGGAAGAGCTGCTGAAGAGCGAAGCAGCCAGCGAGAAGATGACGGAGAAGCAGACGAAGATCTTGGCATCCGCAATTGAAGTTTTTGCCGAGAAAGGCTACGCCGCCTCTTCAACTAGCGAAATCGCTCAGCGCGCCGGAGTCGCCGAAGGGACGATCTTCCGCCATTACAAGACGAAGAAGGAGCTGCTCCTCTCCATCGTAGCGCCTGCAATAACGAAGCTTATTGCTCCATTCGTCCTGCGCGGCTTCGGCAAAGTGCTCGACTCGAACTATGAGAGCTTCGACCAAGTGCTGCGGGCCATGATTGAGAATCGGATTGAATTTATCGCGAAGCATCGCAGCATTTTGAAGATTCTGCTTCAGGAAATTCCGTTTCATACGGAGCTGCAGGTGCATCTCCAGAAGGACATTCTCGCCAAGGTGCTCGAGCGCCTCGAGAAGATCGTCATCAAGTTCCAAGCTCAAGGTCAAATGGTTGACCTCCCTTCTATGACGATTATTAGGCTATGCATCTCCACTATTATGGGCTATATCGCGGTGAGAACCATCTACGGCGAACGGGAAGATGCCGTATGGGACGATGCTCGAGAACGCGAAGAGACGATTACATTCATTATGCGCGGGCTGGGCTATTCAAGCTAG